From the genome of Canis lupus familiaris isolate Mischka breed German Shepherd chromosome 8, alternate assembly UU_Cfam_GSD_1.0, whole genome shotgun sequence, one region includes:
- the ZFYVE1 gene encoding zinc finger FYVE domain-containing protein 1 isoform X2 translates to MPSFEILAAIFLEKFQRSEPGSLALEQKEPHAVTVTWLQLYICWGLASALNSTQLALSDRFSGEIPDDQMAHSSFFPDEYFTCSSLCLSCGAGCKNSMNHGKEGVPHEAKSRCRYSHQYDNRVYTCKACYERGKEVSVVPKTSASTDSPWMGLAKYAWSGYVIECPNCGVVYRSRQYWFGNQDPVDTVVRTEIVHVWPGTDGFLKDNNNAAQRLLDGMNFMAQSVSELSLGPTKAVTSWLTDQIAPAYWRPNSQILSCNKCATSFKDNDTKHHCRACGEGFCDSCSSKTRPVPERGWGPAPVRVCDNCYEARNVQLDVTEAQADDEGGTLIARKVGEAVQSTLGAVVTAIDIPLGLVKDAARPAYWVPDHEILHCHNCRKEFSIKLSKHHCRACGQGFCDECSHDRRAVPSRGWDHPVRVCFNCNKKPGDL, encoded by the exons ATGCCGAGCTTTGAGATCCTTGCTGCCatttttctggagaaatttcAGAGAAGTGAGCCAGGCTCCTTGGCTTTGGAACAGAAAGAACCTCATGCTGTCACGGTTACCTGGCTGCAGTTGTATATTTGTTGGGGACTGGCCTCGGCCCTGAATTCAACCCAGCTG GCCCTGAGTGACCGCTTCAGCGGCGAGATCCCCGATGACCAGATGGCACATAGCTCCTTTTTTCCAGATGAATACTTCACCTGCTCCTCCTTGTGTCTCAGCTGTGG GGCTGGATGTAAGAACAGCATGAATCATGGAAAAGAAGGAGTCCCTCATGAAGCCAAGAGCCGCTGCAGATACTCCCACCAGTATGACAACAGAGTGTATACCTGCAAG GCCTGCTATGAGAGAGGCAAGGAGGTCAGCGTAGTGCCCAAGACATCTGCTTCCACTGACTCCCCCTGGATGGGTCTCGCAAAATATGCCTGGTCTGG GTATGTGATCGAGTGTCCTAACTGTGGCGTGGTCTACCGTAGCCGGCAGTACTGGTTTGGGAACCAGGATCCTGTGGATACGGTGGTTCGGACGGAGATCGTGCATGTGTGGCCTGGA acTGATGGATTTCTGAAAGATAACAACAATGCTGCCCAGCGCCTCTTGGATGGGATGAACTTCATGGCCCAGTCGGTGTCTGAGCTTAGCCTGGGGCCCACCAAGGCTGTGACTTCCTGGCTGACAGACCAGATTGCCCCTGCATACTGGAGGCCCAACTCCCAGATCCTG AGCTGTAACAAATGCGCTACATCCTTTAAAGATAACGACACCAAGCATCACTGCCGGGCCTGCGGGGAGGGCTTCTGTGACAGCTGTTCATCCAAGACCCGGCCAGTGCCCGAGCGTGGCTGGGGCCCTGCGCCCGTGAGGGTGTGTGACAACTGCTATGAAGCCAGGAATGTCCAGTTAG ACGTGACCGAGGCCCAGGCTGACGATGAAGGCGGGACGCTGATCGCTCGGAAGGTGGGAGAGGCTGTGCAGAGCACTTTGGGAGCCGTGGTGACAGCCATTGACATACCACTAG ggctggTGAAGGATGCGGCCAGGCCGGCGTACTGGGTGCCCGACCACGAGATCCTGCACTGCCACAACTGCCGGAAGGAGTTCAGCATCAAGCTTTCCAAGCACCACTGCCGGGCCTGCGGACAGGGCTTCTGTGACGAGTGCTCCCATGACCGTCGGGCCGTCCCCTCCCGAGGCTGGGACCATCCTGTCCGAGTCTGCTTTAACTGCAATAAAAAGCCCGGTGACCTTTAA
- the ZFYVE1 gene encoding zinc finger FYVE domain-containing protein 1 isoform X4 — translation MPNLALSDRFSGEIPDDQMAHSSFFPDEYFTCSSLCLSCGAGCKNSMNHGKEGVPHEAKSRCRYSHQYDNRVYTCKACYERGKEVSVVPKTSASTDSPWMGLAKYAWSGYVIECPNCGVVYRSRQYWFGNQDPVDTVVRTEIVHVWPGTDGFLKDNNNAAQRLLDGMNFMAQSVSELSLGPTKAVTSWLTDQIAPAYWRPNSQILSCNKCATSFKDNDTKHHCRACGEGFCDSCSSKTRPVPERGWGPAPVRVCDNCYEARNVQLDVTEAQADDEGGTLIARKVGEAVQSTLGAVVTAIDIPLGLVKDAARPAYWVPDHEILHCHNCRKEFSIKLSKHHCRACGQGFCDECSHDRRAVPSRGWDHPVRVCFNCNKKPGDL, via the exons ATGCCAAATTTG GCCCTGAGTGACCGCTTCAGCGGCGAGATCCCCGATGACCAGATGGCACATAGCTCCTTTTTTCCAGATGAATACTTCACCTGCTCCTCCTTGTGTCTCAGCTGTGG GGCTGGATGTAAGAACAGCATGAATCATGGAAAAGAAGGAGTCCCTCATGAAGCCAAGAGCCGCTGCAGATACTCCCACCAGTATGACAACAGAGTGTATACCTGCAAG GCCTGCTATGAGAGAGGCAAGGAGGTCAGCGTAGTGCCCAAGACATCTGCTTCCACTGACTCCCCCTGGATGGGTCTCGCAAAATATGCCTGGTCTGG GTATGTGATCGAGTGTCCTAACTGTGGCGTGGTCTACCGTAGCCGGCAGTACTGGTTTGGGAACCAGGATCCTGTGGATACGGTGGTTCGGACGGAGATCGTGCATGTGTGGCCTGGA acTGATGGATTTCTGAAAGATAACAACAATGCTGCCCAGCGCCTCTTGGATGGGATGAACTTCATGGCCCAGTCGGTGTCTGAGCTTAGCCTGGGGCCCACCAAGGCTGTGACTTCCTGGCTGACAGACCAGATTGCCCCTGCATACTGGAGGCCCAACTCCCAGATCCTG AGCTGTAACAAATGCGCTACATCCTTTAAAGATAACGACACCAAGCATCACTGCCGGGCCTGCGGGGAGGGCTTCTGTGACAGCTGTTCATCCAAGACCCGGCCAGTGCCCGAGCGTGGCTGGGGCCCTGCGCCCGTGAGGGTGTGTGACAACTGCTATGAAGCCAGGAATGTCCAGTTAG ACGTGACCGAGGCCCAGGCTGACGATGAAGGCGGGACGCTGATCGCTCGGAAGGTGGGAGAGGCTGTGCAGAGCACTTTGGGAGCCGTGGTGACAGCCATTGACATACCACTAG ggctggTGAAGGATGCGGCCAGGCCGGCGTACTGGGTGCCCGACCACGAGATCCTGCACTGCCACAACTGCCGGAAGGAGTTCAGCATCAAGCTTTCCAAGCACCACTGCCGGGCCTGCGGACAGGGCTTCTGTGACGAGTGCTCCCATGACCGTCGGGCCGTCCCCTCCCGAGGCTGGGACCATCCTGTCCGAGTCTGCTTTAACTGCAATAAAAAGCCCGGTGACCTTTAA
- the ZFYVE1 gene encoding zinc finger FYVE domain-containing protein 1 isoform X3 — protein sequence MGISLHVVPCRALRSLLPFFWRNFREALSDRFSGEIPDDQMAHSSFFPDEYFTCSSLCLSCGAGCKNSMNHGKEGVPHEAKSRCRYSHQYDNRVYTCKACYERGKEVSVVPKTSASTDSPWMGLAKYAWSGYVIECPNCGVVYRSRQYWFGNQDPVDTVVRTEIVHVWPGTDGFLKDNNNAAQRLLDGMNFMAQSVSELSLGPTKAVTSWLTDQIAPAYWRPNSQILSCNKCATSFKDNDTKHHCRACGEGFCDSCSSKTRPVPERGWGPAPVRVCDNCYEARNVQLDVTEAQADDEGGTLIARKVGEAVQSTLGAVVTAIDIPLGLVKDAARPAYWVPDHEILHCHNCRKEFSIKLSKHHCRACGQGFCDECSHDRRAVPSRGWDHPVRVCFNCNKKPGDL from the exons ATGGGAATCAGCCTGCACGTTGTTCCATGCCGAGCTTTGAGATCCTTGCTGCCatttttctggagaaatttcAGAGAA GCCCTGAGTGACCGCTTCAGCGGCGAGATCCCCGATGACCAGATGGCACATAGCTCCTTTTTTCCAGATGAATACTTCACCTGCTCCTCCTTGTGTCTCAGCTGTGG GGCTGGATGTAAGAACAGCATGAATCATGGAAAAGAAGGAGTCCCTCATGAAGCCAAGAGCCGCTGCAGATACTCCCACCAGTATGACAACAGAGTGTATACCTGCAAG GCCTGCTATGAGAGAGGCAAGGAGGTCAGCGTAGTGCCCAAGACATCTGCTTCCACTGACTCCCCCTGGATGGGTCTCGCAAAATATGCCTGGTCTGG GTATGTGATCGAGTGTCCTAACTGTGGCGTGGTCTACCGTAGCCGGCAGTACTGGTTTGGGAACCAGGATCCTGTGGATACGGTGGTTCGGACGGAGATCGTGCATGTGTGGCCTGGA acTGATGGATTTCTGAAAGATAACAACAATGCTGCCCAGCGCCTCTTGGATGGGATGAACTTCATGGCCCAGTCGGTGTCTGAGCTTAGCCTGGGGCCCACCAAGGCTGTGACTTCCTGGCTGACAGACCAGATTGCCCCTGCATACTGGAGGCCCAACTCCCAGATCCTG AGCTGTAACAAATGCGCTACATCCTTTAAAGATAACGACACCAAGCATCACTGCCGGGCCTGCGGGGAGGGCTTCTGTGACAGCTGTTCATCCAAGACCCGGCCAGTGCCCGAGCGTGGCTGGGGCCCTGCGCCCGTGAGGGTGTGTGACAACTGCTATGAAGCCAGGAATGTCCAGTTAG ACGTGACCGAGGCCCAGGCTGACGATGAAGGCGGGACGCTGATCGCTCGGAAGGTGGGAGAGGCTGTGCAGAGCACTTTGGGAGCCGTGGTGACAGCCATTGACATACCACTAG ggctggTGAAGGATGCGGCCAGGCCGGCGTACTGGGTGCCCGACCACGAGATCCTGCACTGCCACAACTGCCGGAAGGAGTTCAGCATCAAGCTTTCCAAGCACCACTGCCGGGCCTGCGGACAGGGCTTCTGTGACGAGTGCTCCCATGACCGTCGGGCCGTCCCCTCCCGAGGCTGGGACCATCCTGTCCGAGTCTGCTTTAACTGCAATAAAAAGCCCGGTGACCTTTAA
- the ZFYVE1 gene encoding zinc finger FYVE domain-containing protein 1 isoform X5 gives MAHSSFFPDEYFTCSSLCLSCGAGCKNSMNHGKEGVPHEAKSRCRYSHQYDNRVYTCKACYERGKEVSVVPKTSASTDSPWMGLAKYAWSGYVIECPNCGVVYRSRQYWFGNQDPVDTVVRTEIVHVWPGTDGFLKDNNNAAQRLLDGMNFMAQSVSELSLGPTKAVTSWLTDQIAPAYWRPNSQILSCNKCATSFKDNDTKHHCRACGEGFCDSCSSKTRPVPERGWGPAPVRVCDNCYEARNVQLDVTEAQADDEGGTLIARKVGEAVQSTLGAVVTAIDIPLGLVKDAARPAYWVPDHEILHCHNCRKEFSIKLSKHHCRACGQGFCDECSHDRRAVPSRGWDHPVRVCFNCNKKPGDL, from the exons ATGGCACATAGCTCCTTTTTTCCAGATGAATACTTCACCTGCTCCTCCTTGTGTCTCAGCTGTGG GGCTGGATGTAAGAACAGCATGAATCATGGAAAAGAAGGAGTCCCTCATGAAGCCAAGAGCCGCTGCAGATACTCCCACCAGTATGACAACAGAGTGTATACCTGCAAG GCCTGCTATGAGAGAGGCAAGGAGGTCAGCGTAGTGCCCAAGACATCTGCTTCCACTGACTCCCCCTGGATGGGTCTCGCAAAATATGCCTGGTCTGG GTATGTGATCGAGTGTCCTAACTGTGGCGTGGTCTACCGTAGCCGGCAGTACTGGTTTGGGAACCAGGATCCTGTGGATACGGTGGTTCGGACGGAGATCGTGCATGTGTGGCCTGGA acTGATGGATTTCTGAAAGATAACAACAATGCTGCCCAGCGCCTCTTGGATGGGATGAACTTCATGGCCCAGTCGGTGTCTGAGCTTAGCCTGGGGCCCACCAAGGCTGTGACTTCCTGGCTGACAGACCAGATTGCCCCTGCATACTGGAGGCCCAACTCCCAGATCCTG AGCTGTAACAAATGCGCTACATCCTTTAAAGATAACGACACCAAGCATCACTGCCGGGCCTGCGGGGAGGGCTTCTGTGACAGCTGTTCATCCAAGACCCGGCCAGTGCCCGAGCGTGGCTGGGGCCCTGCGCCCGTGAGGGTGTGTGACAACTGCTATGAAGCCAGGAATGTCCAGTTAG ACGTGACCGAGGCCCAGGCTGACGATGAAGGCGGGACGCTGATCGCTCGGAAGGTGGGAGAGGCTGTGCAGAGCACTTTGGGAGCCGTGGTGACAGCCATTGACATACCACTAG ggctggTGAAGGATGCGGCCAGGCCGGCGTACTGGGTGCCCGACCACGAGATCCTGCACTGCCACAACTGCCGGAAGGAGTTCAGCATCAAGCTTTCCAAGCACCACTGCCGGGCCTGCGGACAGGGCTTCTGTGACGAGTGCTCCCATGACCGTCGGGCCGTCCCCTCCCGAGGCTGGGACCATCCTGTCCGAGTCTGCTTTAACTGCAATAAAAAGCCCGGTGACCTTTAA